The following proteins are encoded in a genomic region of Odontesthes bonariensis isolate fOdoBon6 chromosome 19, fOdoBon6.hap1, whole genome shotgun sequence:
- the LOC142369067 gene encoding LOW QUALITY PROTEIN: actin-binding protein WASF3 (The sequence of the model RefSeq protein was modified relative to this genomic sequence to represent the inferred CDS: inserted 2 bases in 2 codons), giving the protein MPLVKRNIEPRHLCRGALPDGVTSELECVTNSTLAAIIKQLGSLSRHAEDIFGELFNEANSFYLRMSSLQERVDQLAVKVTQLDSTVEEVSLQDINMRKAFKSSTIQDQQVVSRTSVPNPVVEMYHRCDKPPPLNILSPYRDDKKDALKFYTDPSYFFNLWKEKMLQATEDKRKEKRRQKGCPAHPDRPHSRQAPPRSPLSISEQQKQVEDPSREVKKVRKARNRRQEWNVLAYDKEFRPDAKLTPSPYHGMSSEGSLSPDSRSMASDSYPASPNHPSNQAPIATHXGDHHGREHLSAAVQTQSLDRGLRPANQPPGAGSAAGAGRHVASLGRTPSGHGVQAGGDPTVNGPRQQSVKDYRAGHGSQPSTIPEYYIPPAPPPPPPTIPSAQTAFDSATAPPSAAXPPLSPRPPPPSPAPTPPSPPPPPANYVPSPAHPPSGAPPAAPPPPPPGAPAGHLAHPSPSHGAVLQTAVDAASSARKSTMLGMIPMSDARSDLLAAIRRGIQLRKVQEQREQEAKREPVGNDVATILSRRIAVEYSESDDDSELDENEWSD; this is encoded by the exons ATGCCGCTGGTGAAGAGGAACATTGAGCCCCGGCACTTGTGCCGCGGGGCCCTGCCGGATGGGGTGACCAGTGAGCTGGAGTGTGTCACCAACAGCACGTTGGCAGCCATCATCAAACAGCTGGGCAGTCTGA GTCGCCACGCAGAGGACATTTTTGGAGAACTGTTTAATGAAGCCAACAGCTTCTACCTGAGGATGAGCAGCCTGCAGGAGAGAGTGGACCAGCTGGCAGTAAAAGTCACTCAGCTCGACTCCACAGTGGAGGAAG TCTCCCTGCAGGATATCAACATGAGAAAGGCCTTTAAGAGCAGCACAATACAGGACCAGCAGGTAGTGTCCAGGACTTCTGTGCCCAACCCGGTTGTGGAGATGTACCACCGCTGCGACAAGCCTCCACCGCTCAACATTCTCAGCCCCTACAG GGACGACAAGAAAGACGCGCTGAAGTTCTACACCGACCCCTCCTACTTCTTCAACCTGTGGAAGGAGAAGATGCTGCAGGCCACCGAGGACAAGCGCAAGGAGAAGAGGCGACAGAAG GGCTGTCCGGCCCACCCTGACAGGCCCCACTCCAGACAGGCCCCACCCAGGAGCCCCCTGTCCATCTCT GAGCAGCAGAAGCAGGTCGAAGACCCGAGCCGAGAAGTGAAGAAG GTGCGTAAGGCTCGTAACAGGCGTCAGGAGTGGAACGTCCTGGCCTACGACAAGGAGTTCAGACCGGATGCCAAGCTCACCCCGTCTCCTTACCATGGCATGTCCTCTGAGGGCTCCCTGTCCCCTGATAGCAG ATCTATGGCGTCTGACTCCTACCCAGCCAGCCCCAACCATCCCTCCAACCAGGCCCCTATTGCCACCC CCGGTGACCATCACGGCAGGGAACACCTCAGCGCCGCAGTCCAGACCCAGTCGCTGGATCGGGGCCTCAGGCCGGCCAACCAGCCCCCAGGAGCGGGTTCGGCGGCGGGGGCAGGGCGGCACGTGGCCTCTTTAGGCAGGACTCCATCCGGACACGGGGTCCAGGCTGGAGGAGATCCCACGGTTAACGGGCCGAGGCAACAGTCAGTTAAAGACTACCGGGCCGGACACGG CAGCCAGCCCTCCACCATCCCAGAGTACTACATCCCTCCAgcccctcctccacctcccccaACCATCCCCTCCGCGCAGACCGCCTTCGACTCTGCCACAGCCCCACCCTCCGCCG GCCCTCCGCTCTCCCCCCGACCTCCTCCGCCCTCTCCCGCCCCTactcccccctcccctcctcccccGCCGGCCAACTACGTGCCCTCACCCGCCCACCCACCTTCGGGCGCACCCCCGGCTGCCCCTCCGCCCCCACCTCCCGGAGCGCCTGCGGGACACCTGGCCCACCCGTCCCCCTCACATGGCGCCGTGCTGCAGACGGCCGTGGACGCGGCATCCTCGGCGAGGAAGTCCACCATGCTGGGGATGATCCCGATGAGCGACGCACGCTCCGACCTGCTGGCCGCCATACGTAGAG